Below is a window of Undibacterium sp. YM2 DNA.
GCGGCTGCCCATTCCGTCAGCCAGTCCAGCGTCAGCAAAATATGCGGTGAAATGGCCGAATGCAATCTGGCCTGTGCAACGGCAGTCAGGGGATGCATGCTGGCCGGACCGTTTTTCAACAAACCCTGGGTCGCGTGGAACTGGGTCTTGGCTTCTTCCTTGGGGATGATGCCATCGGCCATCAGCCAGGTAAAAATTTGTTGCAGGTTCAGGCTGCGGTGTGCTGGTTTATTCATGCTTGGTGACCGTTTTCATCAAATTATTTTGACATTATTTGGGATCGCAGGCTGCCTTGAGCCCATTGACCCAGGATTTTGCAGGCAATTTGGTGCTCGCCTTGATCTGTTCCGCTTTTTCGTACAACTCAGGGAAATTCAATTCGGGCTTGCGTTTGAACGCCAGGGCAACCACATTGCCATCGTGGACTTCTGGCAGGCATAGCACAGTGTCAAATGCAAAGCGCATGGCTTTGAGGTTGCGTGCATAGCTGGGGTGGTCGCCAAACAGGTTGACTGTCAATATGCCATCGTCCTTCAGGCAATTTGCACAGGCCTGATAAAACTCAGCGCTGTCGAGTACCGGGCCACGGGCAGTAGCATCATATAAATCCACCTGCATGGCATCGATATGGCCATGATTATTGTCATCATTGACAAAGTCCATGGCGTCCATTTCCAGCACTTGCAGGCGCTCGTCATTGGCAGGTAATTTGAACATGCTTTCGCAAATGGCGATAACAGACGGATTAAGTTCTACCGTGGTGACTGCGGCATCTTCGAAATGACGGTAACAGAACTTGGTCAGTGCACCGGTGCCCAGTCCCAGTTGCACCAGTTGTTGTGGCGTATCGATGAACAGCATCCAGGCCATCATCTGTTGCGCGTATTCGAGTTCTATGGCGTCGGGCTTTCGCAGGCGCATAGCACCTTGCACCCATTCGGTACCGAAATGCAGGAATCGTACCCCATCCATTTCGGATAAGGTGACAGGAGCAAATTTGGGTTTGCGGTTGACCTTCTTCGGGGCAGCAGCGGTGGGGCCAGAGCGGTGATTGGCCTCGGCTTCTATGGATTTTCGTTTGATCAGCATCCGCTTATTTTAACCTTCATAGTGTGTGTCGAAAGCAAATTTACATTTTCCATACAAGTTGTAATGAATTTTGACGGAAAAACTTGAGGGAGGAGTTACTTTTACGCAATTATACTTGCGCGCACTTGCCTGATGCTTCGCTTGTGGAAACTATATTGTCAGTATGGCTATGAAAGATGCCTCTGAGGTAAAATCCCACCTTGCCCAAATTGACACATACTTTCATTTATTTCCCCGTTTTCCACATGAAATATAAAAAAACAGCCGCTGCTGCCTTCATTTTTGTCGCCTTGCTCGGCCTGTCCGCTTTTTTCCTGTTTGGCCGTGAACCCCTTGATCCTGCCAAGCCAGAGGTTTTCAATGCCGATACTGCCATGCTGGCGATTTTTGGCACATATAACGAAAAGCATCACGGGGTCTTGCTCCCTGAAAAAAATACTGCAGCCTGGGATATGGGGCAGGCCGATACCCTGGCCACAGCCCTTCTGGCGGACACCTATACCGAGGCTGGTAAAAAGAAGGCCGTACTGGTCGTGCAGCGTCAGCAAATTCTTGACGGTGTTGTGGAACAAAGCCATGCGACCGCTCCAGTCGTCTCTGTGTATATATTCGCCTTTAACGGCAAGCAATGGCTGTTCGAAAAGGGCAAGAAAGAAGTCGCAGCCTATGGCGCAAATGGCATGGCACCTATGGCCAACCTGATCCGCCTTGGCAAGGACAAGTTTGGTCTCTTGTTTGAAGGTGGAGACATGCATCAGGGCTATACCAATGACTATGCCTTCATCGTGTCCTTGAGCGACGCCAAACCCGTCATCGCGCTGGAATTGAACATGGGCGAAAGCAATAGTGGCGCCTGTACCGATGATGTGGAAGAACAGGGCCCAATGATGCAGGCATGCTGGGAAAATACCGGCAAGCTCAGTTTCCTGCAGAATGCCACTGATGAGTACTATACCGTCAAGCTGAGCACGACAGGCAATAAACCGGAGGGTGACAAGCCGCCATCAGCCGCCAGGCAGCAGGATACTTATTTTGTCCATACAAGTAATACCTACAAGGCCAGCAAAGACCAGCGTCTGAAGAGCGCCAGTCCGGTTGCTGACGAGCTGTTAAAAAATGCCGGTGAAATGAAAAAGCAGAAGCCTCCTGTCGCTGATGCGGCAAACAAGCAAGGCGCTTAGCACATCAAGGTTTGCATGCTCTGATAACCTGATATCTTCAGCCAGGTGCAGGCTGCAGTCCGGCCTGCCAGTCGAGTAATTTGTCTGCAAAACTGCGTGTTGCGTGGGCGGGGGAGGATGAGGGTAGTATCAGCGTCTGGTACCCCTGTTGCTGGAAGTAAGTCGCCATTTTTCCTGCGGTCTGGCCATTGAAGCAAAGCTTGCGTAAATGCGGATGTGTTGGCCGCAAGCCGCTGAAGTCATTGAGTTTGCCCTCGCGTATGGCTGAGTCAAGGCTGCCTGCACGCACGCAGGAATGAAATACATCCCATAAACCTATGCCATGCGCCAGCAAAGTTTGCAGGCGCTGTTCGTAATCAAGTGTGACCAGGTCTGTTGCCAGAGAGGCTGATACCAGTCGCCAGAACTGGTTTTGCCTGTAGGCATAATATTGCGTTGCCGTGAGTGAAGCAGCGCCAGGGAAACTTCCCAGTATCAGGGTATGGGTGTGCTCATTGATGACAGGAGGGAAGCCCAGCAATACAGGGGCTTGCGCAAGTGGGTTCGATTCTGGTGCCTTCATAAAGCTGTAATTGGCCGGTGCCGTTTGCATGGAAAAACTTTGTGACAAATTTCATGATAACTGATGACAAAGCTGTCTGGCTGTTTACGTCTTGCTGGGCTATTCTTGAAGCATGACAAAAGCTTCAATTTAATTTGCAGTAGAATGGGACAGGAGGTGGAGTGATGAAATTGATGACAAGTGCAATATTGCTGGCAATGGCGATGGCGACACAGGTACAGGCTGGCGAAGTGAAAGTGACCTGGCAGGAGCCGGAGAAATATACGGATATTCGCCCAGGCAATGAATCCAAGTCAGGCTTCCAGGAACGCATGATCAAGGAGTTTGATCAAATATTTGCCGACCTGGCAAAAAAACTGCCCGATGCGTATCAGTGGGATATCACAGTCACTGATGTTGATCTGGCTGGCGACGTACGCCCGTTTTACCGTAACACCGTTGGTGATATACGGATCATCAAGGATTTGTATTGGCCACGCATGACTTTGACTTTTGATCTGAAGGACGAAAAAGGCAAGAGCATTGCTTCGGGTACAGAAAATATCAAGGACATGAATTTTCTGATGAGATCCGGTCTGGCTACCGGTAATTCTGCCTTCCGCTATGAAGAGCAAATGCTGCGTGACTGGTTCGCGAAGCAGCAGCGTGACAAGATTTTCCCTTCACGTTGAACACGATGCATAAAAAAACGGACTCAATATGAGTCCGTTTTTTGTGCTGTAGAGATACTTACTACTTGCTCAGCAACATCTCATTGAGACGTTTTACAAATGCACTTGGGTCGCTGAGGTTGCCACCTTCAGCCAGCAAGGCCTGGTCAAACAGCAGGTGTGACCAGTCGTCGAACTTGTTGACTTCATACTTGAGTTTCTGTACCAGAGGATGATCAGGGTTGACTTCCAGTATAGGCTTGGACTCTGGTGCAGCCTGACCTGCAGCCTTCAGCATGCGCGCCAGGTTACCAGACAGATCATGCTCATCTGCGACCAGGCAGGCTGGTGAATCTGTGAGACGGAAAGTCACTCGCACATCTTTGGCTTTGTCTGCCAGGGCTGTTTTCATCTTCTCGACCAGGTCTTTGAACTCGGTCTGGGTTTCTTCGTGTTGTTTCTTTTCTGCTTCATCTTCCAGCTGGCCCAGATCCAGGCCACCTTTGGCGACGGATGCCAGTTCCTTGCCTTCGAAATCATTCAGGAAGGACAGCATCCATTCATCAACGCGGTCAGTCAGCAGCAAAACCTCTACACCTTTCTTGCGGAAAATTTCCAGGTGTGGGCTGTTCTTGGCAGTGGCATAGCTTTCTGCCGTGAGATAGTAAATCTTGTCCTGGCCTTCTTTGGCGCGGCTCAGGTAATCTGCCAGTGAGACATTTTGTGCATCGCTATCATTGTGGGTAGATGCAAAGCGCAGCAATTTGGCGATACGTTCCTTGTTGGCATGATCTTCACCCACGCCTTCTTTCAGGACCTGGCCAAATTCTTTCCAGAAAGTCGCGTACTTGTCTTTCTTTGCTTGAGCATCATCGCCATCCGCATTTGCCAGGTCTTCCAGCATGCCCAGCACGCGCTTGGTCGAGCCTTCGCGTATCGCCTTGATGTCGCGGCTTTCCTGCAGGATTTCGCGTGAGACGTTCAAAGGCAGGTCATTCGAATCAATGACACCTTTGACAAAGCGCAGATAGACCGGCATCAGTTGTTCCGCATCATCCATGATGAATACGCGTTTGACGTAGAGCTTGATGCCACCACGTTTATTGCGGTCCCACATGTCAAACGGTGCGCGTGATGGGATGTACAGCAATTGTGTATATTCGCTGCGGCCTTCAACACGGTTATGCGTGTGGGTCAGCGGTGCGGTGTAGTCATGCGACACGTGTTTGTAGAACTCATCATATTGCTCAGGCGTGATGTCAGACTTGCTGCGTGCCCACAAGGCACTGGCCTGGTTGATGGTTTCCAGTTCGTCTTTCAGAACCTGTTCTTTCTTCTCTTCGTCCCATTCTTCTTTCTGCATCTTGATAGGCAGAGAGATATGGTCGGAATAAGTACGGATCACGGATTTGAGTTTCCACGCAGACAGGAACTCGTCTTCGCCTTCACGCAGGTGCAGGGTGATGCTGGTGCCGCGGCCTTCCTTGACGATGTCTTCGACGCTAAAGTCACCTGCACCTTCGGATTCCCAGCGTACAGCCTGGTCTGCAGGCAGACCGGCGCGGCGGCTTTCTACGGTGATGCGGTCGGCAACGATAAAGCCGGAGTAAAAACCAACACCAAACTGGCCTATCATGGCGGCGTCTTTTTGCTGGTCGCCAGACAGCTTGCCAAAGAATTCCTTGGTGCCGGATTTGGCGATCGTGCCCAGGTGTTCTATCGCATCGGCCTTGCTCATCCCTATGCCATTGTCGGCAATGGTGATGGTGCGTGCTTCCTTGTTGAAACTGACCTGTATTTGCAACTCAGGATCGTTTTCAAACAGGCTGGCATTATTAATGGCTTCAAAACGCAGTTTGTCTGATGCATCAGAAGCATTCGAGATCAGTTCACGCAAAAAGATTTCCTTGTTTGAATACAAGGAGTGAATCATCAACTGCAAAAGTTGTTTGACTTCGGCCTGAAAGCCCAGGGTTTGTTTTTCTGACATGGTTTCCCTCAAAGATTTCTTTAGTAGTATTGGCAATTGCTTGCCTGCTGCTGTTTTTGTAACATTGTTTGCAACATTGCTTGAGCAGATGGAAGGTGAGGTCGCTTTGACAGATTTCAAGATGATTGTTTAAAAGACATGGCAGCCCGGGTGGTGCTTGCCTTCCAGCATGAATGTTTGTATTTTTTGCAAAATTTCACTAGACTTCACTGTAGCAGTACCTGTATCTCTGAACTTTTCATGGACATGGAGTAGCCGTAATGTTGCTTAAAGTAGCGGGTGTGCTCTGTTTCATTTTCCTTTGCGGGTATGCGCCTTTCTTGAAAGCGGCTAATCTCTATCTGACTGAGGTCGCTCCTTTTGCTTTCGCCAAAGATGCCAAGGGTACTTATGACGGCATCAATGTGCGCATAGCCAATGAATTGCGCAGGAGATCCGGCGTCCCGCTGGAGCTTGTGGTGGTGCCCAGCGCCCGCCATGTGGTGATGTTCCCAGCAGATAAAGAGGCTTACAGTATTTCCCAGGCAGAAAATTTCAGTGAGCAGGAAGGTGTCCTGTTGAGCGAGGTTACCCAGTTTCCGATTATGGTGATTGCGCCGCGCGGGGCTGTACTCAGAAATTATGATGACCTGATTGCCCTGTCCATGGAAAAAGGCATAGGCATGATGCGCAGGCTCAGTTATGGCACGTTTGGCCAGGATGAGCGCGTCAGGAAGGTAGAAATCAATACCCTGGAGAATGGCATGCGCATGCTGGAAGCTGGGCGTATCTCGGGTATCGTTGGCAGTCAGCCTGCTATCCTGGCGGCGGCAGAAAAGAATGCCTCGGCAAATTTATTAGGCCCCGGCCTGGTTATTTCTTATGGCTCACATGTCATGCGTGTGCGGCCAGAGTTCGCTGCGAGTGCGAATTCAAAAATCATTAGTGCGACTTTGCTGGCCATGAAAAATGATGGCAGCATCGCACGTATACTCGACGACTATCTAAAAGACCTGAAGGCGGGGTTGTCAGCCGCAAAATAATTTCTGCTATCCCCTGATTTCGGGCTTTTATCACAAGCCTGTATTGTCTGAGTCTTGCCCTCCTTAAAATCCATCCTGTTGTTCAATTCTGGAAATCCTGCCCGCCTTGCGCGGCAGCTCACTGTCTCGCTAAAATTCTGCCATCACATGTCCAAGTTCGCTTTAAAAAATAAATTCCTATCGCCTGGCTTTGTGCGCCAGGCATGCATGCAAACCGGAATAGCCAGTATCGGAGCCTCGCTACTTATGTGTAGTGCCGCATTGCGAGCTGCTGACGTAGTCAAAAGCGAGGTCAAAGTTGAAACCACGAAGAATGCAGATACGATACAAACCGTTGAGGTGGGCGGGCCCGGGGCAACAGCGCAAAGAAAGAATGATACTGCCGCAAAAATCGTCGTCAATGCCGCTGAGCTGATGCAATATGGCGATACGCAATTGTCTGCGGTGTTAAAACGCCAGCCTGGCATTTCTGTCGTAGGCAATGAATTGCGCATGCGTGGCCTGGGTGCAGGCTATACGCAGATATTATTGAATGGCGACCCGGTGGCACCGGGATTTTCCATAGACAGCATTGATCCTACGTTGATAGAGCGCGTGGAAATCCTGCGCACCACGACGGCAGAATTCAGCGCCCAGGCGGTGGCAGGTAGCATCAACATCATCCTCAAAAAAGCTGCGGACAGTGCCAGAAAAGAGTTCAAGGCTGCAATCGCGCATAGTGAACATAACTGGAATCCCACATTGTCCCTGGAACTGGCCGACAAGCATGCAGGTTTCTCTTACTCCGTCACTGGCACTGTATCAAAAACCGGTTATGAAAATTCCCCGCAGTCACCGAGAGCATAGTGAGCCCTGACGGCAAATCCAGGGTACTGAGATCAATACAGCAAAAGAATCTGGCTGACTTTTGGCGTCTGGCGCTAACACCCCGTCTGAACTGGAGCCTGGACAATGGCGACACGCTGAGCTGGCAGAGCCTGATTGATTTTTACCGCAACGTGAATTGGGGGCATGATCATGAAACAGCGGCACCGGAAGATGCCAGTCAATACCCTGATAATAATTATCGCGCCTCTTCACATACAGGTTTGTTACGCTCAGACTTGAGCTGGGCGCACAGGATAGATGCAGACAGCAAACTGAATGCGAAGCTGGGCCTGAACTACAACAAGCGCGAGACTGACTATAACTTCTATGGCTATCCCCTGGCGAAGAACCAAGCTTTCAACCGCCATGTTGTGTCGAACGCCATAGACAGCAGTGTCAGCAGCAGCGGCAAATACCTGAGCCGCTTTCGTGATGACCATAGTCTTGCACTGGGTTGGGATTTCACTCACACGCAACGCAGCGAGACCCGTTCGCAGTATGACCTGCAGCCGCATGATACAAAGATAGATACACTATTTGAAGACTACAAAGCCAATGTACGCCGCGTAGCCGTGTTTGCCCAGGATGAATGGGACGTGACTAACCGCCTGCAAGCTTACCTGGGTTTGCGCTGGGAAGGTTTGAATACAGAAACCACAGGCAGGCTGATGGTACCCGTGCAAACCAGGTCCAGCGTATGGAGCCCGGTCATGCAATTATTATGGAAATTGCCTGAACAAGAAAAAGACCAATTGCGTTTTGCCTTGTCCCGTACCTACAAAGCCCCCACCACGCGTAGCCTGGTACCCCGTCGCTATACGGCAAACAATGATAATGGCCCGAACAATCCTGACTTCCAGGGCAACCCGCAACTCTTGCCAGAGCTGGCCTGGGTGCCGACCTGGCGTATGAATCCTATTTTTCTAAAAACAGCATGTTCAGCCTGTCCGCCTATGTCAAGCGGGTGCAGGACGTGACGGTGCAAAACCTGTATGAAAGAAATGGCGTATGGATTACGACACCTTTTAATAACGGTAAGGCCAGAGTGATGGGGCTGGAATTTGATACCAAATTTAGCCTGCAGGATTTGCTGCCAGCCTCAGTGCCGCTGGAAGTACGTCTGAATGCCGCACGCAACTGGTCCAGGCTGGATGCAATACCAGGGCCGGATAATCGTCTTACCGATCAGGTACCATTGACGGCCAATCTGGGCATGGATTACAAGCGCAGTGAGCAGCAGTCATTTGGCTTTAATTTCAATCTGCAGACAGGCGGCAATGTGCAGGTCACGCCTGGTCTGCGCAACTATACGGGCGTCAGTCGCAATCTTGATGTGTATGGTTTATGGAAGCTGGGAGACAAGATGCAACTGCGCAAGACGCAACTGCGCCTGTCTGTCAGCAATCTCCTGCATCAGGATGTGCTGCAGTCTTCTCAATTCAGCGATCAGTATGGGCGCAAATCACGTAGCTCAGTAACACCGGGTAGTGCCACGATACGTCTGCAGTTTGAAAAGAGTTTATGAAAAAATGGGAGAAAACATCTCCCGTTTTTTTTCTTAATATTTGCTTATTACTTGCTTATTATTTGGCGCCTACACCCTTGAATGTTTCCGGATCAAAATCAGCGATGTCGATTTTGCCAAAATGTTTTGGGGGCGTATAATTTTTTTCCTTGGCTTTTTCCGGGTCACTTGTATGGAAGGATGATTCAGACACTTTCACCAACTGCCATGTATCGTCCTTGCGCGAGTAATTGAATTGATATTCATTTGCCCAGCGCCAGGCACTGCCGCCGTAGTGGGATACGGTGAAACTTTTCTTGCTGGCTGTCAGGTCTGCAAATGGGTCGCCCATCATGCCGCCACAAGTTGAGCACAGCACAATTTTTTCATTGGTCTTGACCAGCTTTAATTTACCATCGGCCTGACGTATGGCGATATGCAGGGGACGCTGTCCTTGCTCCATATCTTCATCTGCAGCGTTTTTCTTTTGTTTTTCGAGGATGAAGACGTAATCAGCCTTGTCGTCGCCATTCAGATCTGCACTGACAAAGGCCAGCAATTTGGTATTGGCTGTGATGAAGGGGCGCAAATCTGCGGGAACATCCTTACCTTCTGTGTAAGTACCCGCCAGGCTGAGGCCGGGCACTATCATCATGCTTGCGATGACAGTCATTTTGTTGAACAGCTTGATGCTTTGCATGGCAATCCTTTTAAAAGAAAACAGGGGAAACCATAGTTTCCCCTGAGTTGTCCTGATTAATCTTGCGTTACTCAATACGATAATTGATTACAGCTTTTTGATTTGCATGCCTTCGGCCTTGTCTTCCACTTCATAGCCCAGCGCATGCAATTCGCTTCGCAAACGGTCTGCCTCGGCCCAGTTCTTGGACTTGCGTGCAGCCTGGCGTTGTTCCGCCAGACTTTGCACTTCTGCCGGGATAGCCAGCACAACCGGTTGCCATTGCGCCAGACCCAGGCCAAATACCTTGTCGAATTCTGTCAGCGTGGCTTTTTTGTCGGCATCAGACAAATCAGCTTTCAGCATTTCCCATACCAGTGCAAGGGCGCGCGGTACGTTCAGGTCTTCATTGATGAAGGTGGTGAATTTTTCGCGGTATTCTGCACTGACATTGCCACCTGCCGGCCATGCATGGTAAGTCTCGCGCAGGCGTTGCAAGGCTGTTTGTGCGGACAGCAGAGCTTCAAAGCTGAACTGCATCTGGCTGCGGTAATGCGCAGTCAGGCACAGGTAGCGATATGCCAGCGGGTCAATATTCTGATCCAGCAAAGTTTGCAGGCGCAGGAATTCACCCGTCGATTTGGACATCTTGCCAGAATCGATTTGCAGGAAATACCCATGCAT
It encodes the following:
- a CDS encoding methyltransferase domain-containing protein produces the protein MLIKRKSIEAEANHRSGPTAAAPKKVNRKPKFAPVTLSEMDGVRFLHFGTEWVQGAMRLRKPDAIELEYAQQMMAWMLFIDTPQQLVQLGLGTGALTKFCYRHFEDAAVTTVELNPSVIAICESMFKLPANDERLQVLEMDAMDFVNDDNNHGHIDAMQVDLYDATARGPVLDSAEFYQACANCLKDDGILTVNLFGDHPSYARNLKAMRFAFDTVLCLPEVHDGNVVALAFKRKPELNFPELYEKAEQIKASTKLPAKSWVNGLKAACDPK
- a CDS encoding DNA-deoxyinosine glycosylase; protein product: MKAPESNPLAQAPVLLGFPPVINEHTHTLILGSFPGAASLTATQYYAYRQNQFWRLVSASLATDLVTLDYEQRLQTLLAHGIGLWDVFHSCVRAGSLDSAIREGKLNDFSGLRPTHPHLRKLCFNGQTAGKMATYFQQQGYQTLILPSSSPAHATRSFADKLLDWQAGLQPAPG
- a CDS encoding DUF3016 domain-containing protein translates to MKLMTSAILLAMAMATQVQAGEVKVTWQEPEKYTDIRPGNESKSGFQERMIKEFDQIFADLAKKLPDAYQWDITVTDVDLAGDVRPFYRNTVGDIRIIKDLYWPRMTLTFDLKDEKGKSIASGTENIKDMNFLMRSGLATGNSAFRYEEQMLRDWFAKQQRDKIFPSR
- the htpG gene encoding molecular chaperone HtpG; the encoded protein is MSEKQTLGFQAEVKQLLQLMIHSLYSNKEIFLRELISNASDASDKLRFEAINNASLFENDPELQIQVSFNKEARTITIADNGIGMSKADAIEHLGTIAKSGTKEFFGKLSGDQQKDAAMIGQFGVGFYSGFIVADRITVESRRAGLPADQAVRWESEGAGDFSVEDIVKEGRGTSITLHLREGEDEFLSAWKLKSVIRTYSDHISLPIKMQKEEWDEEKKEQVLKDELETINQASALWARSKSDITPEQYDEFYKHVSHDYTAPLTHTHNRVEGRSEYTQLLYIPSRAPFDMWDRNKRGGIKLYVKRVFIMDDAEQLMPVYLRFVKGVIDSNDLPLNVSREILQESRDIKAIREGSTKRVLGMLEDLANADGDDAQAKKDKYATFWKEFGQVLKEGVGEDHANKERIAKLLRFASTHNDSDAQNVSLADYLSRAKEGQDKIYYLTAESYATAKNSPHLEIFRKKGVEVLLLTDRVDEWMLSFLNDFEGKELASVAKGGLDLGQLEDEAEKKQHEETQTEFKDLVEKMKTALADKAKDVRVTFRLTDSPACLVADEHDLSGNLARMLKAAGQAAPESKPILEVNPDHPLVQKLKYEVNKFDDWSHLLFDQALLAEGGNLSDPSAFVKRLNEMLLSK
- a CDS encoding transporter substrate-binding domain-containing protein; translation: MLLKVAGVLCFIFLCGYAPFLKAANLYLTEVAPFAFAKDAKGTYDGINVRIANELRRRSGVPLELVVVPSARHVVMFPADKEAYSISQAENFSEQEGVLLSEVTQFPIMVIAPRGAVLRNYDDLIALSMEKGIGMMRRLSYGTFGQDERVRKVEINTLENGMRMLEAGRISGIVGSQPAILAAAEKNASANLLGPGLVISYGSHVMRVRPEFAASANSKIISATLLAMKNDGSIARILDDYLKDLKAGLSAAK
- a CDS encoding TonB-dependent siderophore receptor, with amino-acid sequence MCSAALRAADVVKSEVKVETTKNADTIQTVEVGGPGATAQRKNDTAAKIVVNAAELMQYGDTQLSAVLKRQPGISVVGNELRMRGLGAGYTQILLNGDPVAPGFSIDSIDPTLIERVEILRTTTAEFSAQAVAGSINIILKKAADSARKEFKAAIAHSEHNWNPTLSLELADKHAGFSYSVTGTVSKTGYENSPQSPRA
- a CDS encoding TonB-dependent siderophore receptor, with the protein product MSPDGKSRVLRSIQQKNLADFWRLALTPRLNWSLDNGDTLSWQSLIDFYRNVNWGHDHETAAPEDASQYPDNNYRASSHTGLLRSDLSWAHRIDADSKLNAKLGLNYNKRETDYNFYGYPLAKNQAFNRHVVSNAIDSSVSSSGKYLSRFRDDHSLALGWDFTHTQRSETRSQYDLQPHDTKIDTLFEDYKANVRRVAVFAQDEWDVTNRLQAYLGLRWEGLNTETTGRLMVPVQTRSSVWSPVMQLLWKLPEQEKDQLRFALSRTYKAPTTRSLVPRRYTANNDNGPNNPDFQGNPQLLPELAWVPTWRMNPIFLKTACSACPPMSSGCRT
- a CDS encoding TonB-dependent receptor domain-containing protein yields the protein MFSLSAYVKRVQDVTVQNLYERNGVWITTPFNNGKARVMGLEFDTKFSLQDLLPASVPLEVRLNAARNWSRLDAIPGPDNRLTDQVPLTANLGMDYKRSEQQSFGFNFNLQTGGNVQVTPGLRNYTGVSRNLDVYGLWKLGDKMQLRKTQLRLSVSNLLHQDVLQSSQFSDQYGRKSRSSVTPGSATIRLQFEKSL